The following are encoded in a window of Pseudomonas graminis genomic DNA:
- a CDS encoding ABC transporter substrate-binding protein: MRLAVLPLLLASLSTPLLAQAATTLSVCTEASPEGFDVVQYNSLTTTNASADVLMNRLVDYDAKDAKLVPSLAQSWNVSPDGLTYDFKLRAGVKFHHTDYFTPTRELNADDVVFSFQRMLDPANPWNKVAVQGFPHAQSMQWPSLIKKVEATDANTVRITLDHPDATFLATLSMGFASIYSAEYTAQLLKAGTPEKLNSQPIGTGPFVFKRFQKDSVVRYESNPDYFAGKPAVDTLVYAITPDANVRLQRIRRNECQVALSPKPLDVAEAAKDSNLRVEKTDAFMTAFLAINSQHPPLDKPEVRQAINLAFDKDTYLKAVFEGSARPANGPYPPNTWGYASDLPGYKHDVAKARELLAKAGLKDGFKTTIWTRPSGSLLNPNPNAGAQLLQSDLAAVGIKAEIKVIEWGELIRRAKTGEHDLLFMGWSGDNGDPDNFLTPQFSCAAVKSGTNFARYCDEGLDKLISKGKAVTDQAQRSTLYHQAQEQIQKQALWLPLAHPTAYALIRKNVEGYSVSPFGRQDFSKVNVK; this comes from the coding sequence ATGCGCCTAGCCGTTCTACCCCTGTTGCTCGCGTCCCTGTCCACGCCATTACTGGCCCAGGCGGCAACGACGCTGAGCGTCTGCACGGAAGCCAGCCCCGAAGGCTTCGACGTGGTGCAGTACAACTCGCTGACCACCACGAACGCGTCGGCCGACGTGCTGATGAATCGCCTGGTGGACTATGACGCCAAGGACGCCAAGCTTGTCCCGAGCCTGGCGCAGAGCTGGAATGTGTCGCCTGACGGGCTGACCTACGACTTCAAACTTCGCGCTGGCGTGAAATTCCATCACACCGACTATTTCACCCCCACGCGTGAGCTCAACGCTGATGACGTGGTGTTCAGCTTCCAGCGCATGCTCGATCCGGCCAATCCGTGGAATAAGGTCGCTGTGCAGGGCTTCCCCCACGCGCAATCCATGCAATGGCCATCGCTCATCAAGAAAGTCGAAGCGACCGACGCCAACACAGTGCGCATCACTCTGGATCACCCGGACGCGACTTTTCTGGCGACGCTCAGCATGGGTTTCGCTTCTATTTATTCCGCCGAGTACACCGCGCAGCTGTTGAAGGCTGGCACTCCGGAGAAGCTTAATAGCCAGCCAATCGGCACCGGCCCATTCGTCTTCAAACGCTTCCAGAAAGACTCGGTGGTGCGTTACGAGTCCAATCCGGATTACTTCGCCGGCAAGCCCGCCGTCGATACGCTGGTCTACGCGATCACCCCGGACGCCAACGTTCGCCTGCAACGCATTCGCCGCAATGAATGCCAGGTTGCCCTGTCTCCCAAGCCGCTGGATGTCGCTGAGGCCGCGAAGGATTCAAACTTGAGGGTCGAAAAGACCGACGCCTTCATGACCGCTTTCCTGGCGATCAACAGTCAGCACCCTCCGCTGGACAAGCCGGAAGTGCGTCAGGCAATTAACCTGGCGTTCGACAAAGATACTTACCTGAAAGCGGTGTTCGAAGGATCGGCGCGCCCGGCCAACGGTCCGTATCCGCCTAACACCTGGGGCTACGCCAGTGACCTGCCGGGCTACAAGCATGACGTGGCGAAAGCCAGGGAGCTGCTGGCCAAGGCCGGGCTGAAAGACGGCTTCAAGACGACGATCTGGACTCGGCCGTCGGGCAGCTTGCTTAATCCCAACCCGAACGCCGGCGCGCAGTTACTGCAGAGCGATCTGGCAGCGGTAGGGATCAAGGCAGAGATCAAGGTCATTGAATGGGGTGAGCTGATTCGCCGCGCCAAAACCGGTGAGCATGACCTGCTGTTCATGGGGTGGTCGGGTGATAACGGCGATCCGGATAACTTCCTGACACCGCAGTTCTCCTGCGCTGCAGTCAAATCCGGCACCAACTTCGCGCGCTATTGCGACGAGGGGCTGGACAAGCTGATCAGCAAGGGCAAGGCCGTGACCGATCAGGCGCAGCGCAGCACGCTGTATCACCAGGCTCAAGAGCAAATCCAGAAGCAGGCACTGTGGCTGCCGCTCGCACATCCAACAGCCTATGCCCTGATCCGCAAGAATGTCGAGGGCTACAGCGTCAGCCCGTTTGGTCGTCAGGATTTCTCAAAAGTGAACGTGAAGTAA